The Chloroflexaceae bacterium genome contains a region encoding:
- the ligA gene encoding NAD-dependent DNA ligase LigA yields the protein MDHRDPARRAAELRAAIEEANYRYYVLDAPTLSDAEYDALMRELRALEAAHPELITPDSPTQRVGGEASSLFARVRHPQPMLSLGNAMNEAELREWRESRVLKLLGPDVSVSYVVEPKIDGLAVALTYRGGILVQGATRGDGEVGEDVTANLRTVRDIPLRLRDPQETGLPLASLIEVRGEVYMRTADFEALNERLAAAGEKTFANPRNAAAGSLRQKDPAISAARPLRFFAYGVGPFEGVTLTGQWQALRYLRALGFPVNADARHFEDFEQVIAYCREWMTRRDQLPYEADGIVIKVDDFEQQRVLGAVQREPRWAVAFKFPAREAVTRLLNITVNVGRTGVVTPNAELEPVVIGGVTVRNASLHNADYIAERDIRIGDYVIVQRAGDVIPYVVGPVLRLRTGAEQPWSFPTHCPACGTPLERQPGEAAWRCPNFGICPAQLVRRIEHFVSRGAMDIAGIGERQAELFVNMGWVNDVADLYNLTPEHFQGVEGYGPRRVANLLRAIEESKQRPLERVIIGLGIRHVGSVAAAALAAHFGSLDAIMAASQEELQAIDGIGPVVAASVADFFSREEERRVVKKLRAAGVRLSGGTSRPSASASLAGKTFVLTGTLPTLTRDQASELIIAHGGKVTDSVSRKTSYVVAGANPGSKLARAGELGVPVLDEAGLLALIGAGDGNIEGEPSLPPAPQTQ from the coding sequence ATGGACCACCGCGATCCCGCCCGGCGCGCGGCCGAGTTGCGCGCCGCCATCGAAGAGGCCAATTACCGCTACTACGTGCTCGACGCTCCGACCCTGAGCGACGCGGAGTATGACGCGCTGATGCGCGAGTTGCGCGCCCTCGAGGCGGCCCACCCCGAGTTGATCACCCCCGACTCGCCTACGCAGCGGGTAGGCGGGGAGGCCAGCAGCCTGTTCGCCAGGGTGCGCCACCCTCAACCCATGCTCTCCCTCGGCAACGCGATGAACGAGGCCGAACTCCGCGAGTGGCGCGAGAGCCGCGTGCTCAAGCTGCTCGGCCCCGATGTTTCCGTCTCCTATGTGGTCGAGCCAAAGATTGACGGCCTCGCCGTGGCCCTCACCTACCGCGGTGGGATCCTGGTGCAGGGAGCCACCCGCGGCGATGGCGAGGTGGGCGAGGATGTCACCGCCAATCTGCGCACTGTGCGCGACATCCCCCTGCGCCTGCGCGACCCGCAGGAGACGGGGCTGCCCCTGGCCAGCCTGATCGAGGTGCGCGGCGAGGTGTATATGCGCACCGCCGACTTCGAGGCGCTGAACGAACGTCTGGCTGCCGCCGGTGAGAAGACCTTCGCCAATCCCCGCAACGCCGCCGCTGGCTCCCTCCGCCAGAAGGACCCCGCGATCAGCGCAGCGCGGCCCCTGCGCTTCTTCGCCTACGGCGTCGGCCCCTTCGAGGGCGTCACCCTGACCGGCCAGTGGCAGGCGCTCCGCTACCTGCGCGCCCTGGGCTTCCCCGTCAACGCCGATGCCCGCCACTTCGAGGACTTCGAGCAGGTTATCGCCTACTGTCGCGAGTGGATGACCCGCCGCGACCAGCTCCCTTACGAGGCCGACGGCATCGTGATCAAGGTGGACGACTTCGAGCAACAGCGCGTCCTGGGCGCTGTGCAGCGCGAGCCGCGCTGGGCGGTGGCCTTCAAGTTCCCCGCCCGCGAGGCCGTCACGCGCCTGCTTAACATCACCGTGAACGTGGGCCGCACAGGGGTGGTGACGCCCAACGCCGAACTGGAGCCAGTGGTTATCGGCGGAGTGACCGTGCGTAACGCCAGTCTGCACAATGCCGATTACATCGCCGAGCGCGACATCCGCATCGGCGACTATGTGATCGTGCAGCGGGCCGGAGATGTCATTCCCTACGTGGTGGGACCGGTGCTGCGCCTGCGCACCGGCGCCGAGCAGCCCTGGAGCTTTCCCACCCACTGCCCGGCCTGTGGCACGCCCCTGGAGCGGCAGCCTGGCGAGGCGGCCTGGCGCTGCCCCAACTTCGGCATCTGCCCGGCCCAACTGGTGCGCCGGATTGAACACTTCGTCAGTCGCGGCGCGATGGACATCGCCGGCATCGGCGAGCGTCAGGCCGAGCTGTTCGTGAACATGGGCTGGGTCAACGACGTGGCCGACCTCTACAACCTGACGCCGGAGCACTTCCAGGGCGTCGAGGGCTACGGCCCCAGACGGGTCGCCAATCTGTTGCGGGCTATTGAAGAGTCGAAACAGCGGCCCCTGGAACGGGTGATTATTGGCCTGGGCATTCGCCACGTCGGCAGTGTGGCCGCCGCAGCTCTGGCGGCCCATTTTGGCAGTCTCGACGCGATCATGGCCGCCAGCCAGGAAGAACTTCAGGCCATTGACGGCATCGGCCCGGTGGTGGCCGCCAGTGTGGCGGACTTCTTCAGCCGCGAGGAGGAGCGGCGCGTGGTCAAAAAGCTCCGCGCCGCAGGGGTGCGGCTGAGCGGCGGGACCTCGCGCCCGAGCGCCAGCGCCAGTCTCGCCGGCAAGACCTTCGTCCTCACCGGTACGCTGCCCACGCTCACTCGCGATCAGGCCAGCGAGCTGATCATCGCCCACGGCGGCAAGGTTACCGATAGCGTCAGCAGGAAAACCAGCTACGTGGTGGCGGGGGCCAATCCGGGGAGCAAACTGGCCCGAGCCGGGGAACTTGGCGTGCCTGTGCTCGACGAAGCAGGCCTGCTGGCGCTGATCGGCGCCGGTGACGGCAATATCGAAGGCGAGCCGTCTCTCCCTCCGGCCCCACAAACACAGTAG
- a CDS encoding SCO family protein, translated as MPRLGLFSIALILALLSGCARPAPGPAPESSVQQGTRIEPPTQLSDFTLPSSLGRDLSLSELRGKPLLLFFGYTFCPDVCPMTLSEMKRVKADLGADSEQLQVVFISVDGARDTPEVLARHLAAFDPTFIGLQGDDATLRRIGPEYGLYYKRNTPEGTSAAYLVDHSSATYLIDAEGRLRVVYSFGTPPEVIAADVRALLKEG; from the coding sequence ATGCCTCGTCTGGGATTGTTCTCGATTGCATTGATCCTGGCCCTCCTGAGCGGTTGTGCTCGACCCGCGCCCGGCCCCGCGCCCGAGTCTTCGGTCCAGCAGGGAACGCGCATCGAACCGCCGACGCAACTGAGCGATTTCACCCTGCCCAGCAGCCTGGGCCGCGATCTGAGCCTTAGCGAGTTGCGCGGCAAGCCCCTCCTGCTCTTCTTCGGCTACACCTTCTGCCCCGATGTCTGTCCGATGACCCTCTCGGAGATGAAACGGGTGAAGGCCGATCTTGGCGCTGATAGCGAACAGTTGCAGGTGGTGTTCATCAGCGTGGATGGGGCGCGGGATACCCCTGAGGTGCTGGCACGGCATCTGGCGGCCTTCGATCCGACGTTCATCGGTCTGCAGGGCGACGATGCCACCCTGCGGCGGATCGGCCCGGAGTACGGGCTGTACTACAAGCGCAACACGCCCGAAGGCACCAGCGCCGCCTACCTGGTAGACCACAGCTCGGCGACTTATCTGATTGACGCCGAGGGGCGCCTGCGCGTCGTATATAGCTTCGGCACGCCCCCTGAGGTGATCGCGGCAGACGTTCGCGCGTTGTTGAAGGAAGGTTGA
- a CDS encoding cyclopropane-fatty-acyl-phospholipid synthase family protein: protein MDFLQAPRQTTTQQAATDSVDLSRKILADLFGPPERRAFAVAFWDGSREAPGGAPAFTLVLRRPDALRRMLAPPSELTLAEAYLRGDIDIEGDLGAASGVADELGALLTAPGRLARVMLRLQALPAADETPVAQTDGRFQHQGQRHSLERDRAAVRHHYDLGNDFYALWLDRRMVYSCAYFPTGGETLDEAQEAKLELICRKLRLRPGERLLDIGCGWGGLISYAAERYGVEALGITLSEAQAELARERIAAAGLSGRCRVEICDYRELPPSEVFDKVVSVGMVEHVGRAQMRAYFEAAFRHTRPGGLFLNHGIVLATRQRQTSLSRIGARLWGQGAFIQRYIFPDGELLPAGEMLSYAEECGFEPRDLESLREHYAVTLDHWRRRLEARQTEAVALVGERLYRAWRLYLAGSAWRFRVGQIGIVQMLFARQTARGRVELPPTRADLYAERPLEWSVGG from the coding sequence ATGGACTTTCTGCAAGCGCCCAGGCAAACAACGACGCAGCAAGCTGCTACGGACTCGGTTGATCTGAGCCGTAAGATCCTGGCGGATCTGTTTGGACCTCCAGAACGGCGCGCTTTCGCCGTCGCCTTCTGGGATGGCAGCCGCGAGGCGCCGGGCGGGGCGCCCGCGTTCACGCTGGTGTTGCGACGTCCCGACGCGCTTCGGCGCATGCTCGCGCCCCCCTCGGAGTTAACCCTGGCCGAAGCCTATCTGCGTGGCGATATTGACATCGAGGGCGATCTCGGCGCCGCCAGCGGAGTGGCCGACGAGCTTGGGGCCTTGCTGACCGCTCCAGGGCGCCTGGCGCGGGTAATGCTGCGCCTGCAGGCCCTCCCTGCCGCTGATGAGACGCCGGTTGCTCAGACGGACGGGCGGTTTCAACACCAGGGTCAGCGCCATTCGCTGGAACGCGATCGCGCCGCCGTGCGCCACCATTATGATCTCGGCAACGACTTCTATGCCCTGTGGCTGGACCGGCGCATGGTCTACTCCTGCGCCTACTTCCCGACAGGCGGCGAGACCCTCGACGAGGCTCAGGAGGCCAAACTGGAGTTGATCTGCCGGAAGCTGCGCCTGCGCCCCGGCGAGCGCTTGCTCGACATTGGCTGCGGCTGGGGCGGGTTGATCAGCTATGCTGCCGAACGCTACGGCGTCGAGGCCCTGGGCATCACCCTCAGCGAGGCCCAGGCCGAACTGGCTCGCGAGCGAATCGCGGCGGCAGGGTTGAGCGGGCGCTGTCGGGTGGAGATCTGCGACTATCGCGAACTGCCGCCCTCAGAGGTGTTCGACAAGGTTGTCAGCGTGGGCATGGTCGAACACGTTGGCCGCGCGCAGATGCGCGCCTACTTCGAGGCGGCCTTCCGCCACACCCGCCCCGGCGGCCTGTTCCTCAACCACGGCATCGTCCTGGCGACGCGGCAACGCCAGACCAGCCTGAGCCGCATCGGGGCCAGGCTATGGGGGCAGGGGGCCTTCATTCAACGCTACATCTTCCCCGACGGCGAGTTGTTGCCCGCTGGCGAGATGTTGAGCTACGCTGAGGAGTGCGGGTTCGAGCCGCGCGACCTGGAGAGCCTGCGCGAGCATTATGCCGTGACCCTCGATCACTGGCGGCGGCGCCTGGAGGCGCGCCAGACCGAGGCGGTCGCGCTGGTGGGCGAGCGGTTGTACCGCGCCTGGCGGCTCTACCTGGCCGGTTCGGCCTGGCGCTTCCGCGTCGGGCAGATCGGCATTGTGCAGATGTTGTTCGCCCGGCAAACCGCCCGTGGCCGGGTTGAATTGCCCCCGACCCGGGCCGATCTGTACGCCGAGCGACCTCTGGAGTGGAGTGTAGGGGGATGA
- a CDS encoding FixH family protein, which produces MPGRDVHRHRADRPLKERRSWPGRGAWRSLMFLVALAAALLAGACGGGSLPPLAPDQVRAQQTVNGLTITLDTQRDPQINQPQRFRVTLTDRLGRPLDGASVYLDLDMNMICLSGAQPLATPVGPGQYEARSVYQMPGEWEITVYAQVNGETRQALFRIHVADPDGSPLG; this is translated from the coding sequence ATGCCGGGACGTGATGTTCATCGTCACAGGGCTGACCGGCCGCTCAAGGAGCGCCGGTCGTGGCCGGGGCGGGGCGCCTGGCGCTCGCTGATGTTTCTCGTGGCTCTGGCGGCGGCGCTCCTGGCCGGCGCCTGTGGCGGGGGCAGCCTGCCGCCGCTCGCCCCTGACCAGGTGCGCGCCCAGCAGACAGTCAATGGCCTTACCATCACCCTGGACACGCAGCGCGATCCGCAGATCAACCAGCCCCAGCGCTTCCGTGTAACGCTCACCGACCGGCTGGGTCGCCCCCTCGACGGGGCCAGCGTTTACCTGGACCTGGACATGAACATGATCTGCCTCAGCGGCGCGCAGCCGCTGGCCACACCCGTGGGGCCGGGCCAGTACGAGGCCCGTTCGGTCTACCAGATGCCCGGGGAGTGGGAGATCACCGTGTACGCCCAGGTGAACGGCGAAACCCGCCAAGCCCTGTTCCGTATTCACGTGGCCGACCCTGACGGGTCGCCGCTGGGGTAA
- a CDS encoding copper chaperone PCu(A)C, producing MRVTNVLVLILVGVALLAGCGASAPQISVNEPWVRAAKMTGMDAQGGMSGHGSHGGTDMTPPSGTSAAYMVLVNRGGAGDRLVSASTDVAEVVELHETKMVDNVMQMAPVTGGIPVPANGQVELKPGGLHVMLIGLKRDLAAGETVRLTLKFERAGEVTVDAPVRMP from the coding sequence ATGCGAGTGACAAACGTGCTCGTGCTCATACTGGTGGGCGTGGCCCTGCTGGCTGGTTGTGGCGCGTCGGCGCCTCAGATTTCCGTCAACGAACCCTGGGTGCGCGCCGCCAAGATGACCGGGATGGATGCCCAGGGCGGGATGAGCGGCCATGGCAGTCACGGTGGCACCGATATGACGCCTCCGAGTGGCACCAGCGCCGCCTACATGGTGCTGGTCAATCGGGGCGGCGCAGGCGACCGGCTTGTCTCTGCCAGCACCGATGTTGCCGAAGTGGTCGAGTTGCACGAGACCAAAATGGTGGATAATGTGATGCAGATGGCGCCGGTCACCGGCGGCATCCCCGTCCCCGCGAATGGCCAGGTCGAATTGAAGCCCGGCGGCCTCCACGTGATGCTGATCGGATTGAAGCGTGATCTGGCCGCGGGCGAGACCGTCCGGCTGACGCTGAAGTTCGAACGCGCCGGCGAGGTGACGGTGGACGCTCCGGTGCGGATGCCTTGA
- a CDS encoding TIGR04282 family arsenosugar biosynthesis glycosyltransferase produces MMRQTLLIFAKQPVAGQTKTRLCPPLSHAAAAELYACFLRDTLALARQVPASSRVVVYQPVEAASYFAALAPDFALLPQQGADLGERMERCFATVLGAGPGAAVLIGSDIPTLPAAYVNRAFALLGAHDLVFGPSDDGGYYLIGMHRPHSRLLREVTMSTPTVLRDTLAIAAELDLRVALLPGWYDVDTPADLARLRIELAAASPTVAPHTRAWLATFAEH; encoded by the coding sequence ATGATGCGCCAGACCCTGCTGATCTTCGCCAAACAACCCGTCGCCGGCCAGACCAAGACCCGCCTGTGCCCTCCCCTGAGCCATGCCGCGGCGGCGGAGCTGTACGCCTGCTTCCTGCGCGACACCCTGGCGCTGGCCCGTCAGGTCCCGGCCTCGTCACGGGTGGTCGTCTACCAGCCTGTGGAGGCCGCCAGCTACTTTGCGGCGCTGGCCCCTGATTTCGCCCTGCTGCCCCAACAGGGCGCCGACCTCGGCGAGCGTATGGAGCGCTGCTTCGCCACGGTTCTGGGCGCCGGCCCCGGCGCCGCCGTGCTGATCGGCTCCGACATTCCCACCCTGCCCGCGGCTTACGTCAATCGCGCGTTTGCACTCCTTGGCGCGCACGATCTGGTGTTCGGCCCCAGCGATGACGGCGGCTACTATCTGATCGGCATGCATCGCCCTCACTCGCGCTTGCTGCGCGAGGTGACAATGAGCACGCCCACGGTGCTGCGCGACACCCTGGCGATCGCCGCCGAACTGGATCTCCGCGTCGCGCTGTTACCTGGCTGGTACGACGTGGACACCCCCGCCGACCTGGCGCGGCTGCGTATCGAACTGGCCGCTGCCTCTCCGACAGTTGCGCCGCACACCAGAGCGTGGCTGGCAACGTTCGCGGAACATTGA